One segment of Radiobacillus kanasensis DNA contains the following:
- the yidD gene encoding membrane protein insertion efficiency factor YidD → MKHFFILCVRGYQRYISPMTPPSCRFQPTCSQYAIEALQTHGAIKGFYLSVIRILKCHPFHPGGFDPVPDRKRKKEAK, encoded by the coding sequence ATGAAACATTTTTTTATCCTATGTGTTAGAGGGTATCAGCGTTATATTAGTCCGATGACACCCCCCTCTTGTCGATTTCAACCGACATGTTCTCAATATGCAATCGAGGCACTTCAAACTCACGGGGCCATCAAAGGATTTTATTTAAGTGTAATACGAATCTTAAAATGTCATCCGTTTCATCCAGGAGGATTTGATCCCGTACCTGATCGTAAACGAAAAAAAGAGGCTAAGTAG